TAAGTTAAAAGCCCAAATATTAGTATATTGTGCTGAAAGATAAGCTAAAAAGCTTGCTAATATTATTCTTGGAGTTGAATTGAAAACTGTTATATAAGCATTATTTTTGTCAAAAATATTTGATGGTGGATAAAATATTACTAAATATGAATATATTACTAAAATAAGTGAGGCTAAAAATCCAACTTTGATAACCTTTTTTGCCATATTAGCTCCATAAACTTCAAATATTATATTAGATATTCCAAAGCTAAGTGGATAAATTAAAACTGATAAAGTGATAACAAATGGGCCAATATTAACTAGTTTTCCTGCTATTATGTTTGAGATGATAATGACGGCAGTAAACAATCCTGTTAAAAGTATTAACCTTTCCTGTGATTTTTCCATGATCAACCTCCTTATCTATATATTAACAATTCATTTAGCATCTTATTCTATAACATTGTGTAATAGATTTCAAGTAAAAATAAAGTTAATAACCTTAAATCTTTATAAATATGAAAGTTTGTATTGTTAATATTTTTTATAGTTCTAAAAAACTGAAAAATGTTTATTTTTCTGGTATAATAAATAGTAAAGGGGGTAAAAAGTATGAATAATATTTGTTTATATGATGATGGCAAGCATAAATATTACCTTCTTGGTTGGGAAGAGACAGAGGATCCAAATATGGTTCCAACTAATCAATATTTAATTATCCATGAAAATAAAGGTTTTTTATTAGATCCAGGTGGAGCTCATGTTTTTCCAAGGGTGCTCGCAAATGTATCTGAAATTATTGCTCCTGAAAATATAGAAGGAATATTTTATTCGCACCAAGACCCTGATGTTTCTTCTGGAATAACGATGTGGCTTACAATAGCAAGCAGAGCAAAAATTTATATTTCAGAACTTTGGATAAGATTTTTACCACATTTTGGCGTTTTTGATAAAAACAGAATAGTTGGACTAAAGGATAGAGGAGAAAAGGGTGTTAGATTTTCTGGATATACACTTGATTTTGTTCCGGCACATTTTTTGCATGCCCCAGGTCACTTTAATGTCTATGATCCAATCTCTAAAATATTATTTAGCGGTGATATAGGTGTTTCTTTACTACCATTTAGTCAAAGGGTGCAAATATATGAAGGCGACTTTAAAAATCTAGTAAGTGCAATGGAAGGTTTTCATAAAAGATATATGACTTCAAATGCTGCTTGTAAGATTTGGGTTGATAGAGTATCAGAATATGAAATTTATATGATTGCTCCACAGCATGGTGCCGTTTTAAAGGGAAATGTTGTCAAAGAATTTTTGAAATGGTTTAAGACATTGAAATGTGGTAGCGATATAATTGAACAATTTTACGGGAGATGATAGATATGAAAATAGATGAAAAAACTTTAAATACTTTATCATCGGCTTTTTATGTACAGAATTTGATGTTATCTTTTATGGCACAGTTGGATGAAGTATTAGTTTCAAGGATAAATGATATAAAAGATGATATAGAAAAGATTACCAGTAGATTTGAAGAATTAAATGATAATATTTTTAAGCTTCTTGAGAGTTTTTCAAAAGAAAGTAAAAGTATAGTTGAAAACGTAGAATATGCTACAGAAGTTAATCAGAAAATTAATGATGATTTAAAAAGTCTTGGAACAGATGTTGATAATGTTTCATTAAAATTTAAAGATACAATAGGTAAAACATCAGAAACTTTTGAAAAATTTTCAAAAGTAGAAGAGCTTGTAAAAGCTATACAGAGGATTGCAAAACAAACAAATTTATTGGCATTAAATGCATCTATTGAAGCTGCAAGAGCAGGAGAATATGGAAAAGGATTTTCTGTTGTAGCATCTGAAATTCAAAAGTTGGCTGAAGAATCACAAGAAACATCCGCTAATATTTCAAAGATAATTTCTGAGATTTCAAATTCTGTAAATGAATCTATTAATTCGTTAAAACAAATAGAGGGATTATTTAGTGCAGTGCAAAATTCATTAAGCGAAGCATTAAATTATATGAAAAAGAATATTCAGGTGTTAGTAAGCTCCAAAAAATTGTATGAAGATACGAGTGAAAGTTTGGAAAATGAATATAAATTGTTGTCAAATGCAGTGGAAATTTTAGGTGAAACTTCTAAGGAATTTAATACGATTAGTGAAGTCATACGTTCAATCGTTAAAGCACAAAATTCTTTGAAAGATTTAAAGTTATAGAAAGGAAGGAAATGTATGAAGGAAAAGGCTTTTTTAATTATACATGGTTTTGAACAGAGAGATGAATTATTTAAATTAATAAAGTTATTGAAAGATAATTTTCCAGAAAAGGAGCTGATTTTTGCAACGACGACTCCAACTAATTTAGAATGGAAACTATCAGATTTGATAGTTGAAATTGAAAAGGAGCATGAATTTATGAAAAAGACGAAGCAGAAGTAGAGAAAGGTTTTGGAGGTGATTCTATTGGCTCGATTAAGAGTATATGAGCTTGCTAGACAACTAGAAATGGATACAAGAGAATTGATGAAGGAGCTGCATGAGCTAGGAATAGAGATAAAAAGTCACATGAGTTATATCGATGAAGAAACAGTTAATCTTCTTCTTGAGATGTATGGAACCCAAGAGGAAGAAGAGGAACTTATTGAAGAGTATGAAGAATATGAGGAAATTGATGAAGAAGTTAATGGGAAACACTTTAAAAACAAAGAAGGTTCTTTAGAAAAGTTACAAACAAACAAAAAGAAAAATTCAGTAAAAATAACTGAAGAAGATCTAAAATTGGACAAATTTGCTGAAAAAATTGGAATTCCACAAAACAGGATTATACAGGACTTTTTTATGAAAGGTGAAATCCTGAAACCAGGTCAGTCGCTCAATCTGCAACTTGCGAAAAAAATTGCCAAAATGTACGATGTAAGGATTTCATTTGAAACTGAGGAAAAAGAAGAAGTTATAGAAAATCCTTTAATTGAGATAGAAAAATACTTTGAAGAAAAATACAAAAATCCCGAAAATTTGAAAGAAAGACCACCAGTAGTTACAGTAATGGGTCACGTTGACCATGGTAAAACAACATTACTTGATTATATAAGAAATACAAGAGTAGCCGAAAGAGAAGAAGGCGGAATTACACAGAGCATTGGTGCTTATCAAGTTGAAGTTAACGGCAAGAAAATTACGTTTATTGATACACCAGGACACGAAATTTTTACAGAAATGAGAGCACGTGGTGCTCAGGCTACTGATATAGTTGTTTTAGTTGTTGCTGCTGATGATGGTGTAATGCCTCAGACTATTGAAGCATATAACCATGCAAAATCTGCAAATGTTCCAATTATAGTTGCAATTAATAAAATTGATAAGCCAAATGCAAATGTTGAAA
This DNA window, taken from Thermosipho africanus Ob7, encodes the following:
- a CDS encoding queuosine precursor transporter, whose translation is MEKSQERLILLTGLFTAVIIISNIIAGKLVNIGPFVITLSVLIYPLSFGISNIIFEVYGANMAKKVIKVGFLASLILVIYSYLVIFYPPSNIFDKNNAYITVFNSTPRIILASFLAYLSAQYTNIWAFNLPKKLFNYENITFRNAFSMIITQFVDSIVFVVVSFFGSYDLNVLFNMILSQYIVKLALSIFNSPIINMSVKKIKNEFAFEE
- a CDS encoding MBL fold metallo-hydrolase, which gives rise to MNNICLYDDGKHKYYLLGWEETEDPNMVPTNQYLIIHENKGFLLDPGGAHVFPRVLANVSEIIAPENIEGIFYSHQDPDVSSGITMWLTIASRAKIYISELWIRFLPHFGVFDKNRIVGLKDRGEKGVRFSGYTLDFVPAHFLHAPGHFNVYDPISKILFSGDIGVSLLPFSQRVQIYEGDFKNLVSAMEGFHKRYMTSNAACKIWVDRVSEYEIYMIAPQHGAVLKGNVVKEFLKWFKTLKCGSDIIEQFYGR
- a CDS encoding DUF3783 domain-containing protein, which gives rise to MKEKAFLIIHGFEQRDELFKLIKLLKDNFPEKELIFATTTPTNLEWKLSDLIVEIEKEHEFMKKTKQK